In Terriglobus sp. TAA 43, a single window of DNA contains:
- a CDS encoding BlaI/MecI/CopY family transcriptional regulator — MIGRRKGSSSLTQMELQFMDVLWRQKKKSSSVQQVQDALLEDGVELAYTTVQTVLNTLEKKGKVSRKLDGRAFVYLPAITKESILKQAVRELADRMFGGSSEDLVMSLITAREVDAKRIAKLARAVADKDGDK; from the coding sequence ATGATCGGCAGACGAAAAGGATCTTCTTCGCTTACCCAGATGGAACTGCAGTTCATGGATGTTCTCTGGAGACAAAAGAAAAAAAGCAGCAGCGTGCAACAGGTGCAGGACGCGCTTTTGGAAGATGGCGTAGAGCTTGCGTACACCACAGTGCAAACCGTGCTGAATACGCTTGAAAAGAAAGGCAAGGTGTCGCGCAAGCTGGATGGCCGCGCGTTTGTCTATCTGCCCGCGATTACGAAGGAATCGATTCTGAAACAGGCTGTGCGAGAGCTTGCGGATCGCATGTTTGGAGGCTCGTCAGAAGACCTGGTTATGAGTCTCATTACAGCCCGCGAGGTGGACGCAAAGCGCATCGCGAAACTTGCGCGAGCAGTCGCAGACAAGGACGGGGATAAATGA
- a CDS encoding Gfo/Idh/MocA family protein: MITRRTFLGTMGAATALAAMPTARALGANDRIRIALVGCGDRGMQDLRDALKESNIEIVAAADAYTRRLEMMKEKYPNIKTYDDPLKLLENKDVDAVINATPLHLHAKYFLATLQAGKDLYSEKTMAYNIADATACRDAAKASKQVVQIGMQHESEGELRDVQDWVKSGKLGKLTMVEAWMSRNTPRGKGQWVRPIPEDCNPDHVRWDLFLANRPKSAFDANKFINWRLFWEFSGGNITENMVHQIAWIATALDLDVPAAAYCAGGVFSEKDGRQVPDTIAVTLEYPNDLTVLWQSTFSNARYGLGEHYLGSNGTIEHVSGSTGMVTGSQNSRGGTKFMPEKANDPSGVVIESTTKGVTHMGNWFDAIRSRSKDKVNATVEVGYRSSVASFMSNLAYRRKARVTFEDAKAAAPDALYNEADLHTSHHKA; encoded by the coding sequence ATGATCACTCGCAGAACCTTCCTTGGAACCATGGGAGCCGCGACCGCGCTGGCAGCCATGCCCACCGCGCGCGCGCTTGGCGCTAATGACCGCATTCGAATCGCGCTGGTGGGATGCGGCGATCGTGGCATGCAGGATCTGCGTGACGCTCTCAAGGAATCGAACATTGAAATCGTTGCCGCCGCTGACGCCTACACGCGTCGGCTGGAGATGATGAAGGAGAAGTATCCCAACATCAAGACCTATGACGATCCCCTGAAGTTGCTGGAAAACAAGGACGTAGATGCGGTGATCAATGCGACGCCGCTGCATCTGCATGCCAAATATTTTCTTGCCACGCTGCAGGCTGGGAAAGACCTGTACAGCGAAAAGACGATGGCCTACAACATTGCCGATGCCACAGCTTGCCGCGATGCCGCCAAGGCTTCAAAGCAGGTGGTGCAGATTGGTATGCAGCACGAGAGCGAAGGCGAGCTGCGTGACGTGCAGGACTGGGTCAAGAGCGGCAAGCTGGGCAAGTTGACCATGGTGGAAGCGTGGATGAGCCGCAACACGCCGCGTGGCAAAGGCCAGTGGGTACGGCCTATTCCTGAAGATTGCAACCCGGACCATGTGCGCTGGGATCTGTTCCTGGCCAACCGCCCCAAGAGCGCGTTTGATGCGAACAAGTTCATCAACTGGCGTCTGTTCTGGGAGTTCTCCGGCGGCAACATTACCGAAAACATGGTGCACCAGATCGCGTGGATTGCAACCGCACTGGATCTTGACGTTCCTGCCGCTGCGTATTGCGCGGGCGGCGTGTTCAGCGAGAAGGATGGACGGCAGGTGCCGGACACCATTGCCGTTACGCTGGAGTATCCGAACGATCTGACCGTGTTGTGGCAGTCCACTTTCTCCAATGCACGTTATGGATTGGGCGAGCACTACCTGGGATCGAACGGAACGATTGAGCATGTGTCCGGTTCGACAGGCATGGTGACGGGCAGCCAGAACTCGCGTGGAGGCACGAAGTTCATGCCGGAGAAGGCGAACGATCCCAGCGGTGTGGTCATTGAATCGACCACCAAGGGCGTGACGCACATGGGCAACTGGTTCGATGCGATTCGTTCGCGCAGCAAGGACAAGGTGAATGCCACGGTGGAGGTAGGCTATCGGTCTTCGGTGGCGTCGTTTATGTCGAACCTGGCGTACCGGCGCAAGGCACGCGTGACCTTTGAGGACGCGAAGGCGGCAGCTCCAGATGCGTTGTACAACGAAGCGGACCTGCACACGTCGCACCACAAGGCGTGA
- a CDS encoding VOC family protein → MSTVNVISAIRYRDCNRMIEWLKQAFDFTEHAVYRGDDGVVQHAELTLGNGMIMLGTVGANPATAGWYVQPDETGNRVTSSVYLIVKDCAAAWERANAAGTAVLMPLETKDYGGSGFSVRDPEGQIWSVGDYDPWASTKS, encoded by the coding sequence ATGAGCACCGTGAACGTCATTTCCGCCATCCGCTATCGCGATTGCAACCGCATGATCGAGTGGCTAAAGCAGGCATTCGATTTCACGGAACACGCCGTCTATCGCGGTGACGATGGCGTGGTGCAACATGCCGAACTCACTCTCGGCAACGGCATGATCATGTTGGGAACGGTCGGTGCAAATCCCGCGACGGCAGGCTGGTATGTGCAGCCCGACGAAACAGGAAATCGCGTGACCTCGTCGGTCTACCTCATCGTGAAGGATTGCGCCGCCGCATGGGAAAGGGCGAATGCCGCCGGCACCGCAGTGCTGATGCCTCTTGAAACAAAGGACTACGGCGGCAGCGGCTTCAGCGTGCGCGATCCCGAAGGTCAGATCTGGAGCGTGGGCGACTACGATCCCTGGGCTTCGACGAAGAGCTAA
- the hscA gene encoding Fe-S protein assembly chaperone HscA, translating into MAEQTRVVGIDLGTTNSLVAFLENGVPVVIPGEDGSKLVPSVVAIENGSVTVGNGARGTLLSSPGNAVYSAKRLMGRGIDDVRDELSLFPFRLADDQKADEVLKLHVGDRVLTPPQISALVLEQLKKNAERYFGTAITKAVITVPAYFNDAQRQATKDAGRIAGLDVLRLVNEPTAAALAYGLDRAKEGTVAVYDFGGGTFDVSILKLHDGIFEVISTNGDTHLGGDDIDNLLLRIALDEIQHELGIAPTPEVVQNVRKAVIDVKIALSAVDSAKFDIALSGGKKYQREITREQFEGLIQPVIARTAAPSRQALKDAGMEPAQIDEVVLVGGSTRIPAVRALVDEVFQLSARGKTAHTELNPDEVVAMGAAVQADILAGGSAATSELLLLDVTPLSLGIEALGGVVAKIIQRNSTIPASATEHFTTGVDGQTNVAIHVVQGERELAKDCRSLARFDLKGIPPMTAGLPRIEVKFLIDANGILQVSAKEQRSGKAAEIEVKPTYGLSDDQVEEMILASFDHAEEDLEQRQLIEATNEANTIREAVAKGRKHAAWQQLTHEEIVEVDAAQANLDETIQKKDYKDIRAAIDRLDRATRRFAELMMDTTLQQAMTGKTMEAAGENIGDGPAAPHPFAPAQIDDSKKEKED; encoded by the coding sequence ATGGCAGAACAGACACGCGTCGTCGGCATCGATCTTGGCACCACCAACTCACTTGTCGCCTTTCTTGAGAATGGCGTTCCGGTTGTCATTCCCGGCGAAGACGGGTCAAAACTGGTGCCTTCGGTGGTGGCCATCGAAAACGGCTCTGTGACCGTTGGCAACGGCGCGCGCGGCACGCTGCTTTCGTCGCCTGGCAATGCCGTCTACAGCGCGAAGCGACTGATGGGCCGCGGCATTGATGATGTGCGCGATGAGTTGTCGCTGTTCCCCTTCCGCCTTGCCGATGACCAGAAGGCAGATGAGGTGCTTAAGCTGCACGTGGGCGACCGCGTGCTGACACCGCCGCAGATTTCCGCGCTGGTGCTGGAGCAGTTGAAAAAGAACGCAGAGCGATACTTCGGCACGGCAATCACCAAGGCTGTGATCACAGTTCCCGCCTACTTCAACGATGCGCAGCGCCAGGCAACGAAGGATGCTGGCCGCATTGCGGGACTGGATGTTCTGCGCCTCGTCAACGAGCCGACCGCGGCCGCGCTGGCATACGGTCTGGATCGCGCGAAGGAAGGCACCGTGGCCGTGTATGACTTTGGCGGCGGCACGTTTGATGTGTCGATTCTGAAGCTGCATGACGGCATCTTTGAGGTCATCTCCACGAACGGCGATACGCATCTGGGCGGCGACGACATTGACAATCTGCTGTTGCGCATTGCGCTGGATGAGATTCAACACGAGCTTGGCATTGCGCCCACACCGGAAGTGGTACAGAACGTTCGCAAGGCCGTGATTGATGTGAAGATTGCGCTGTCGGCGGTTGATTCCGCGAAGTTCGACATTGCGCTGAGTGGCGGCAAGAAGTATCAGCGCGAGATTACGCGCGAACAGTTTGAAGGCCTGATCCAGCCGGTGATTGCGCGTACCGCGGCGCCGTCACGGCAGGCGCTGAAGGATGCGGGCATGGAGCCTGCGCAGATTGACGAAGTTGTCCTTGTTGGTGGATCGACGCGCATTCCTGCGGTGCGTGCGCTGGTGGATGAGGTCTTCCAGCTTTCGGCTCGGGGCAAGACAGCCCACACTGAATTGAATCCGGATGAAGTTGTTGCGATGGGTGCGGCGGTGCAGGCGGATATTCTGGCTGGCGGCTCTGCGGCCACCAGTGAGCTTCTGCTGCTGGATGTGACGCCGCTTTCGCTGGGTATTGAAGCCTTGGGCGGCGTTGTGGCGAAGATCATTCAACGCAACAGCACCATCCCTGCGAGCGCCACGGAGCACTTCACCACGGGCGTGGATGGGCAGACGAATGTTGCTATCCACGTGGTGCAGGGCGAACGCGAACTGGCTAAGGATTGCCGCTCGCTGGCGCGGTTTGATCTGAAGGGGATTCCTCCGATGACCGCGGGGCTGCCGCGCATTGAGGTGAAGTTCCTAATCGACGCGAACGGCATTTTGCAGGTGAGCGCGAAGGAACAGCGCAGCGGCAAGGCTGCCGAAATTGAAGTGAAGCCGACCTACGGCCTGTCAGACGATCAGGTGGAAGAGATGATTCTGGCGTCGTTCGATCACGCCGAAGAGGACCTGGAGCAGCGGCAGTTGATTGAGGCCACGAACGAGGCGAATACGATTCGCGAGGCTGTGGCTAAGGGTCGTAAACATGCCGCGTGGCAGCAGCTCACACACGAAGAGATCGTTGAAGTGGACGCAGCGCAGGCAAACCTGGACGAGACCATCCAGAAGAAGGATTACAAGGACATCCGTGCTGCCATTGATCGGCTGGACAGAGCGACGCGTCGCTTTGCAGAACTGATGATGGACACCACGCTGCAGCAGGCCATGACCGGCAAGACGATGGAAGCCGCAGGCGAGAACATTGGCGATGGGCCGGCTGCTCCGCACCCGTTTGCGCCGGCGCAGATCGACGATTCGAAGAAGGAAAAAGAAGACTAA
- a CDS encoding MBL fold metallo-hydrolase, with translation MAIEFLATDDDELIRGRARVGDAEIVVCTDGTCLFDGGAMFGVVPKTLWSRKVQADEKNRVMLGLNCVVVKIGFKNVLIETGFGNKIAPKLKEIYAIQERLPSSLNAAGLSPDDIDIVINSHLHWDHCGWNSVLDANGNVLPYFSNAQYIAHRGEVEHGRRQWERDRISYVSDNYEPMVASGQMRLVDGTYAEVMPGITLECYPGHTQQCMAVHIESGGEHACFVSDLIPTSAHLDVGWVMGFDLDPLRTIEERKRFYSRALPEDWLILFPHDHRRCMTRLQKDSTGRGVVVKDY, from the coding sequence ATGGCGATTGAGTTTCTTGCAACAGACGATGATGAGCTGATCCGTGGACGCGCTCGCGTGGGCGATGCCGAGATTGTGGTGTGTACCGATGGCACCTGCCTTTTCGATGGCGGAGCCATGTTTGGCGTGGTGCCGAAGACGCTGTGGTCGCGCAAGGTTCAAGCAGATGAGAAGAACCGCGTGATGCTTGGGCTGAACTGCGTGGTGGTGAAAATCGGCTTCAAGAATGTGCTGATCGAAACCGGCTTTGGTAACAAGATCGCGCCCAAGTTGAAAGAGATTTACGCGATACAGGAGCGGCTTCCCTCTTCACTGAATGCCGCGGGACTTTCACCGGACGACATCGACATTGTGATCAATTCGCATCTGCATTGGGACCACTGCGGATGGAACAGTGTGCTGGATGCAAATGGCAATGTGTTGCCTTATTTTTCGAACGCACAATACATTGCACATCGTGGCGAAGTGGAACACGGGCGGCGGCAATGGGAACGCGATCGGATCAGCTATGTGTCTGACAATTACGAACCGATGGTTGCCAGCGGTCAGATGCGGCTGGTGGACGGCACATATGCTGAGGTGATGCCCGGGATAACACTTGAGTGTTATCCCGGACACACGCAACAGTGCATGGCTGTTCATATTGAGAGCGGCGGCGAACACGCGTGTTTTGTGAGCGATCTGATCCCCACCAGTGCGCACCTTGATGTGGGATGGGTGATGGGGTTTGACCTGGATCCTCTGCGGACAATTGAAGAGCGCAAGCGGTTCTATTCGCGTGCCCTTCCCGAAGACTGGCTCATCCTTTTTCCACATGATCACCGCCGATGTATGACACGACTTCAAAAGGACTCGACGGGACGCGGGGTGGTCGTGAAAGATTATTGA
- a CDS encoding LssY C-terminal domain-containing protein, with protein MRRFVFLVLLAVTPVLSAQTARIEAIAPTAPAAVANRKNHATVTVNATKGWIDTGIPLLAGDTLTLKADGTLTLANGQTITPDGKEHFWRDLLRQYPLPTAQTGALIGRIGDNEAAWPFSIGAGETIPVRSNGNLFLAANLSGDLTATGSYKVSITLVPATPGTATSAALSLSQLLQPAIFDTFPRRDDDGQGNAGDAVNFALIGSEQQVQDAFLHSGWFAVDADRNTAILHGLLATLSKEPYREVPMSTLYLFGRPQDMSFARGDTLRVAAERHHLRIWKTTQTVNGQPLWIGSATYDNGFARDSRNGQVTHSIAPAIDTERDFLRDSITSTGAVAAAAYVTPSHPIREATTATGASFHSDGRILVMLLQ; from the coding sequence ATGCGCCGCTTCGTCTTCCTCGTCTTGCTTGCAGTCACGCCTGTGCTTTCGGCGCAGACGGCACGCATCGAGGCGATTGCGCCCACCGCTCCAGCCGCCGTCGCAAATCGCAAGAATCACGCAACGGTAACAGTCAACGCGACAAAGGGCTGGATCGATACGGGTATCCCGTTGCTGGCGGGCGACACGCTGACCCTGAAGGCAGACGGCACACTCACACTTGCGAACGGGCAAACCATCACGCCCGACGGCAAGGAGCACTTCTGGCGCGATCTTCTGCGACAGTATCCTCTGCCCACCGCGCAGACCGGCGCATTGATCGGCCGCATCGGCGATAACGAAGCCGCATGGCCCTTCAGTATTGGCGCAGGTGAAACCATCCCGGTCCGCTCCAACGGCAACCTGTTCCTGGCGGCAAATCTCAGCGGCGATCTCACCGCCACCGGCAGTTACAAAGTCTCCATCACTCTCGTTCCAGCGACGCCGGGCACTGCAACGTCGGCTGCTTTAAGTCTGTCGCAACTCCTGCAGCCTGCCATCTTTGACACCTTCCCGCGTCGCGATGACGATGGTCAGGGCAACGCAGGCGACGCCGTGAACTTCGCGCTCATCGGCTCAGAGCAGCAGGTGCAGGATGCCTTCCTCCACAGCGGTTGGTTCGCCGTGGACGCAGACCGCAACACCGCCATCCTTCACGGCCTGCTCGCCACGCTGTCCAAAGAGCCCTATCGCGAAGTCCCCATGAGCACGCTGTATCTCTTCGGCCGTCCGCAGGACATGAGCTTCGCGCGCGGCGACACGTTGCGCGTAGCCGCGGAGCGTCACCACCTGCGCATCTGGAAAACCACGCAAACGGTCAACGGACAACCGCTCTGGATCGGTTCCGCAACCTACGACAACGGCTTCGCCCGCGACAGTCGCAATGGCCAGGTGACCCACAGCATCGCGCCTGCTATCGACACCGAACGCGATTTTCTACGAGACAGCATTACCTCTACAGGGGCAGTCGCCGCCGCTGCTTATGTCACACCATCCCACCCGATACGCGAGGCAACGACCGCAACGGGAGCAAGTTTTCATTCTGACGGCCGCATACTCGTCATGCTGTTGCAGTAA
- a CDS encoding diguanylate cyclase — protein MPIPQTDMTPLQAARKRGEILRQLGLMEEVDEQEFDELVELAAALCGKSLSAMTLLDEETQLIKARMGFQGARTMHVRESICQYTVQSNQLLVVEDTVEDERFRGPVGGGIRFYAGTPLTTLDGTAVGALCVMDTAPSVLSEQQLRALQILGRQLSNRIQLRERARSMADMMSERERAREMFVTILNNVPAEIYLKDEDGRLRFYNRKLANRFAINEAAWLGKTSRDLWDEETAARILQEDREVFLSGEPQETFLDLKEADGRHSYWRTTKAPCQDSNGNPVLACCSVDLTEQRERERHLHQVQEELEEANRKLSSLALTDALTGLWNRRAFDSRLETAVIAAQRSKKPLALMMLDVDHFKRINDQFGHPCGDDVLRHVATILNRTKRADEVACRFGGEEFTILMPDTDARGAMVLGERIRKAMHAFEWEKDPVTISMGIAVWTDGWSSDDLVDNADAALYRAKEGGRDRFICYNCEPQTT, from the coding sequence TTGCCGATCCCCCAAACCGACATGACTCCGCTGCAAGCGGCCCGCAAGCGCGGCGAAATTCTCCGTCAGCTTGGGCTGATGGAGGAGGTAGACGAACAGGAGTTCGACGAACTGGTTGAACTTGCTGCGGCGCTGTGTGGCAAATCGCTGAGTGCGATGACGCTGCTGGATGAGGAGACACAACTCATCAAGGCGCGCATGGGATTTCAAGGAGCCCGCACAATGCATGTGCGCGAATCCATCTGCCAGTACACGGTGCAGAGTAATCAGCTTCTTGTGGTGGAAGACACCGTGGAAGATGAACGCTTCCGCGGGCCTGTGGGTGGCGGGATTCGGTTCTATGCCGGTACACCTCTCACCACGCTTGACGGCACTGCTGTTGGCGCGCTGTGCGTGATGGATACTGCACCTTCCGTGTTGTCAGAACAACAGCTTCGTGCGTTGCAGATTTTGGGGCGGCAACTTAGCAATCGTATTCAGTTGCGCGAACGTGCGCGGTCCATGGCCGACATGATGTCAGAACGTGAACGCGCGCGCGAAATGTTTGTGACCATCCTGAATAACGTTCCTGCTGAAATCTATTTGAAAGACGAGGACGGCAGGCTTCGTTTTTATAACCGCAAACTGGCCAATCGCTTTGCCATTAACGAAGCTGCATGGCTGGGCAAGACCAGCCGTGACTTGTGGGACGAAGAGACAGCTGCGCGCATTCTTCAAGAAGACCGGGAGGTATTCCTATCGGGAGAGCCGCAGGAAACGTTCCTGGATTTGAAAGAAGCAGACGGCAGGCACAGTTACTGGAGAACGACGAAGGCTCCCTGCCAGGACTCCAATGGCAATCCTGTGCTCGCCTGCTGCTCTGTCGATCTGACGGAACAACGGGAGCGCGAGCGCCATTTGCACCAGGTACAGGAAGAGCTGGAAGAGGCCAATCGTAAACTGAGTTCGCTGGCGCTTACCGATGCGCTGACAGGATTATGGAATCGCCGGGCTTTCGATTCGCGCCTGGAGACGGCTGTGATCGCAGCGCAACGCAGCAAAAAGCCGCTCGCACTGATGATGCTGGACGTGGATCACTTCAAGCGCATCAATGATCAATTTGGTCATCCCTGCGGCGATGACGTGCTGCGCCACGTGGCGACGATTCTGAATCGCACCAAGCGCGCGGATGAAGTGGCATGCCGGTTTGGCGGAGAAGAATTCACCATTCTGATGCCAGACACGGACGCCCGGGGAGCCATGGTTTTGGGAGAACGCATTCGCAAAGCGATGCACGCCTTCGAATGGGAGAAAGACCCCGTCACGATCAGTATGGGCATCGCTGTATGGACCGACGGTTGGTCGTCCGACGACCTGGTGGATAACGCCGATGCGGCACTCTATCGCGCAAAAGAAGGTGGACGCGACCGCTTCATTTGTTACAACTGCGAGCCGCAAACGACCTAA
- a CDS encoding M61 family metallopeptidase, which yields MKNFSARFLRLVGAAAIAAATLPALAQNNATEYRFTFPDVVHHVVQVEATFHNVPQQPLTVQMSRSSPGRYAAFEYASNVFEEKFTDESGKPLAVTKPDPRSWTVSGHHGTVHVTYKLFGNRVDGTFMAIDTTHAHLNWPATVMWAHGFDDRPSKLTFVLPEGLNWKIATQLYPTADANTFTSPNLQYLMDSPTELANYALHTFQVPALKPGGKAQTIRVVAHSQATDAELAEYFAGVEKIVKEEQAVYGELPDYEPGYYTFLADALPWDNSDGMEHRNSTVMTSRQLGLSVVAHEYFHNWNVERIRPEGLEPFNFRDVNMSGLMFVAEGFTQYYGNLAMIRTGLTPMPRGMMGFARDISNVINSPSTQYRSAMDMSRMAPFVDGASDLFPTYFNNTFVSYYTFGDVVAMGLDLSLRVKTNGKVTLDDFMRAMWFAYGKPGGPAPGLVGHPYSIADVQTQLAKVSGDPAFAADYVKRYMIGTEKVDYASLLQHAGFVMKKRGGATLGNIYLMKKGDPVRRGQAPAGTETLKVAASTVIGSPAYLAGLDLDDELISVGGIAINSSADVEKAIDGKKVGDSVELVYKRRGQEVRSNAVLAADPTLEIVPVETAGGTLTAEQKAFREAWLGTKVK from the coding sequence GTGAAGAATTTTTCTGCTCGCTTCCTGCGTCTTGTGGGTGCCGCTGCTATTGCCGCTGCCACCCTGCCTGCCCTCGCACAGAACAACGCTACGGAATACCGCTTTACCTTTCCGGACGTCGTGCACCACGTCGTGCAGGTGGAGGCCACCTTCCACAACGTTCCGCAGCAGCCCCTCACCGTGCAGATGAGCCGTTCTTCACCGGGCCGCTACGCCGCGTTTGAATACGCATCGAACGTCTTCGAAGAGAAGTTCACCGACGAAAGCGGCAAGCCGCTGGCGGTGACCAAGCCCGATCCGCGCTCGTGGACAGTCAGCGGACATCACGGCACCGTTCATGTCACTTACAAATTGTTCGGCAACCGCGTCGACGGCACCTTCATGGCGATCGACACAACCCACGCGCACCTCAACTGGCCTGCAACGGTCATGTGGGCGCACGGCTTTGATGATCGCCCATCGAAGCTGACCTTTGTTCTGCCCGAAGGCTTGAACTGGAAGATCGCAACGCAGCTTTATCCCACGGCCGATGCGAACACGTTCACCTCGCCCAACCTGCAATACCTGATGGACAGCCCCACAGAGCTTGCCAACTATGCTCTGCACACCTTCCAGGTTCCAGCGCTGAAGCCCGGCGGCAAGGCACAGACCATCCGCGTCGTCGCGCACTCGCAGGCCACGGATGCTGAGTTGGCCGAGTACTTCGCAGGCGTGGAAAAGATTGTGAAGGAAGAGCAGGCCGTCTACGGCGAACTGCCGGATTACGAGCCGGGCTATTACACCTTCCTCGCCGATGCGTTGCCATGGGACAACAGCGATGGCATGGAGCATCGCAACAGCACTGTGATGACGTCGCGCCAGCTTGGACTCAGCGTCGTGGCGCACGAGTACTTCCACAACTGGAACGTGGAACGCATTCGCCCTGAAGGTCTTGAGCCGTTCAACTTCCGCGACGTGAACATGAGCGGCCTGATGTTCGTCGCAGAAGGCTTCACGCAGTACTACGGCAACCTCGCAATGATCCGCACCGGCCTTACTCCCATGCCACGCGGCATGATGGGCTTTGCACGCGACATCAGCAACGTAATCAATTCACCGTCGACGCAGTATCGGTCTGCAATGGATATGAGCCGTATGGCTCCATTCGTTGACGGCGCAAGCGACCTCTTCCCGACGTATTTCAACAACACCTTCGTTTCGTACTACACGTTTGGCGACGTTGTTGCGATGGGGCTTGATCTCTCGCTGCGTGTGAAGACAAACGGCAAGGTCACGCTCGATGACTTCATGCGTGCCATGTGGTTTGCATACGGCAAGCCCGGGGGCCCCGCACCCGGCCTCGTTGGTCATCCATACAGCATTGCCGATGTGCAGACCCAACTCGCAAAGGTCAGTGGCGATCCCGCCTTCGCTGCGGACTATGTGAAGCGTTACATGATCGGCACCGAAAAGGTGGACTACGCATCGCTGCTGCAGCACGCAGGTTTCGTCATGAAGAAGCGCGGCGGCGCAACATTGGGCAACATCTATCTGATGAAGAAGGGTGATCCCGTCCGTCGTGGTCAGGCGCCTGCAGGGACGGAGACGTTGAAGGTTGCCGCATCCACCGTCATCGGTTCGCCTGCGTATCTTGCAGGACTCGATCTCGATGATGAATTGATCAGCGTAGGCGGCATAGCCATCAACTCATCCGCAGATGTAGAGAAGGCCATCGACGGCAAAAAGGTCGGCGACAGCGTGGAGTTGGTCTACAAGCGTCGCGGCCAGGAAGTACGTTCGAATGCCGTCCTCGCTGCAGATCCCACGCTTGAGATTGTTCCCGTCGAAACAGCAGGCGGAACACTAACCGCGGAACAGAAGGCGTTTCGCGAAGCATGGCTTGGAACCAAAGTGAAGTAG
- a CDS encoding M56 family metallopeptidase — protein MMNLTASLASYVVSALWQVPLLYLAGCLMARIIRRNGPAAEHRVWVAVLLLCVVVPALPAPGMHGQSVAVAITDVHVHSSTLQTSGPARGWNIPLWMPLPVMQGIVIFWLLTVIYGMTRLLVGVQRTRRMVNAATPYSLQAAEQQLWHRCVTSYSLTRTRVLETDAIQSPVTVSRSGCHILLLPTQFFTAVPDQEQQAALAHECAHMQRGDYRRNILLQLAAVAIFFHPFTLLVRRQLSSSREMACDAAASAQLGSAVAYRSALVHLAMWIAHGNPAPRTAAIGIFDSHSLEDRLNRLEKEMLNTRKPVRYALATVAFLGVTVTASALALNGMRLLPTASKSADPVAIPAPSPAPVETPLPSSTAQPKSKLTKPVLIHQVDPEYPQSARSRGDLGDHVCLVKLTVDMQGMPQNVHIARSGGADFDENALVSVRQYRFKPAMQAGEAVAADISIVVDFRIF, from the coding sequence ATGATGAACCTGACCGCATCGCTTGCTTCGTACGTTGTATCCGCACTTTGGCAGGTACCGCTGCTCTATCTTGCAGGCTGCCTGATGGCGCGCATCATACGGCGCAACGGCCCCGCAGCAGAACATCGCGTCTGGGTGGCGGTGTTGCTTCTGTGTGTTGTTGTACCTGCGCTTCCCGCCCCCGGTATGCATGGGCAATCCGTGGCAGTCGCCATTACGGATGTTCATGTTCATAGCAGCACCTTGCAGACGAGCGGGCCAGCGCGTGGCTGGAACATCCCGCTGTGGATGCCTTTGCCCGTGATGCAGGGCATCGTTATCTTCTGGCTGCTTACCGTGATCTACGGCATGACGCGTTTGCTGGTGGGAGTACAGCGCACGCGCCGCATGGTGAATGCAGCCACGCCGTATTCGCTGCAGGCTGCAGAACAGCAGCTATGGCATCGGTGCGTTACATCGTACAGCCTCACACGAACTCGCGTGCTTGAAACAGATGCTATCCAAAGCCCCGTAACCGTTTCGCGTTCAGGGTGCCACATTCTTCTTCTGCCCACGCAGTTTTTCACTGCTGTTCCTGATCAGGAGCAACAGGCCGCGCTGGCCCATGAATGTGCACACATGCAGCGTGGTGATTACCGCCGCAACATCCTGTTGCAGTTGGCTGCGGTCGCTATCTTTTTCCATCCCTTCACGTTGCTGGTCCGCCGCCAGCTCTCATCGTCGCGAGAGATGGCATGTGATGCTGCGGCTTCTGCGCAACTGGGCAGCGCTGTTGCCTATCGCAGTGCGCTGGTGCATCTGGCCATGTGGATTGCGCATGGGAACCCGGCTCCGCGTACGGCAGCCATCGGCATCTTTGATTCGCACTCACTGGAAGACCGCCTCAATCGACTGGAGAAGGAAATGCTAAACACACGCAAGCCCGTTCGTTACGCACTCGCAACCGTCGCGTTTCTGGGTGTCACCGTCACGGCCAGCGCGCTGGCGCTGAATGGCATGAGGCTGCTGCCCACAGCATCAAAGAGCGCTGACCCTGTGGCGATCCCAGCGCCGTCGCCCGCTCCGGTGGAAACGCCCTTGCCTTCATCGACAGCACAGCCCAAGAGCAAACTCACCAAACCCGTTCTCATTCATCAGGTCGATCCCGAGTATCCGCAATCTGCACGCAGCCGTGGCGATCTCGGCGATCATGTCTGCCTGGTCAAACTTACCGTGGACATGCAGGGCATGCCCCAGAACGTTCACATTGCTCGCTCTGGTGGCGCGGACTTTGATGAGAACGCGCTCGTAAGCGTACGCCAGTATCGTTTCAAACCGGCCATGCAGGCTGGCGAGGCAGTCGCAGCCGACATCAGCATCGTTGTCGACTTCAGAATTTTTTGA